A region of the Lolium rigidum isolate FL_2022 unplaced genomic scaffold, APGP_CSIRO_Lrig_0.1 contig_30012_1, whole genome shotgun sequence genome:
CCGACCGCCACAACCTTAACAAAACCACCATGTTGTGGCACCCAACTGCCAAGACGCGCACATGCCTCACGGACGCAAAATGTGTCCACCAACAGCCAGCCACCTGCACCATAGCCGTCGCCGTTCATTCGATGGAGCCATACACTGATCTGAAACTCTTCTGCATTGACAAGATATAGCCCTGAATTCTCCGCACACGAGAGCATGAAGTTGCTCGGCGCTCCATCGCGCTCCACTCCATCTGGTAGCTCAAGGATGAAGAAGCGCGGCGTTGCCAAATCCAGCACTAGGGTATACCCACAGTTTGTCACCACAAAGATCATGCCATGAACTGGAGGTAACACCCTTTGAAAGCAGGCCGCAGGATACGGCGGTTCTAACTGTATCGCGGCAGTGGCCTGGACGCCCCATTGGCCGGACCCCAGCACGCTCACTTTTGCACGGACTTCTCGCCCTTCATCATGGAAACTCACCATGGTGATGCCGTCGCAGCACCCATCCTCTGGTAGGAAAATCGTGCAGAACAGCGAGGCCGGTGGGAGGACGGCAATGGGCTCCCCAGCGAGCAGCGGCGCCAGGAGGGAGTACTCGCCTCTACCGTGGTGAGGGCGCTCGATGAGGAGGCGGCCGTTCCGGCAGTGCTTGATCCACTGGCTTCCGCGGGTGGCGAATTCCTCGTTGCAGGAAGAGGCCGCGCGGCGTGAAAGGGCGGCGAGCTCCGGGGGCTGCGGGAGCTGCACGAACTGGTACGCGGTGCGGGGGTAGCCTGCGCAGAAGCCGAGGAGACTGGGCGGGTGGCGATcgcggaagcggcggaggaaggTCGGGTCGGAGGCGTGGAGGAGCCACTGCTTGGAGACGAGGGCGGCGCGGACGAGGTAGTGGGGGAAggtgaggcggaggaggatctcgcgGAGGAGGTCGCCAGCGCCGAACACCGCTGCGACCgatgcggcggccgccgccggtgctcgccTATCGCCGTCCATAATTTGGAGGATTTCGCGGAGTCGAGGGTTTCTTTGCTGCGGGAGAAGAGTAGAATAGAAGCGAAGAGATTTTTCCAGCGATGACATGGCAAGCATGGGTCCcacctttatttttattttatttttttgagacATTTCAAGACTTCCTTTTAGAGAGAAAGACTTCAAAGATCTTCGGTTGGGTGAGTGAGTAGTTCTGAGTCTACTCAAATTAACTTAGTTCTCGAGAGACCAACGTTATTGAATCTCAGTTGCAATCCATATTGCAACTAACTATTAAGTAGCATGGATCACAAAACAAATCTAAGTGTATGTAGTAATTTTTCAGTTGTAAATTCAAGTGCACAAATCACAATGTAAATTAGGCGTTGCAGAAGTCTATTAATCACTAACTTA
Encoded here:
- the LOC124680848 gene encoding uncharacterized protein LOC124680848; amino-acid sequence: MDGDRRAPAAAAASVAAVFGAGDLLREILLRLTFPHYLVRAALVSKQWLLHASDPTFLRRFRDRHPPSLLGFCAGYPRTAYQFVQLPQPPELAALSRRAASSCNEEFATRGSQWIKHCRNGRLLIERPHHGRGEYSLLAPLLAGEPIAVLPPASLFCTIFLPEDGCCDGITMVSFHDEGREVRAKVSVLGSGQWGVQATAAIQLEPPYPAACFQRVLPPVHGMIFVVTNCGYTLVLDLATPRFFILELPDGVERDGAPSNFMLSCAENSGLYLVNAEEFQISVWLHRMNGDGYGAGGWLLVDTFCVREACARLGSWVPQHGGFVKVVAVGDNADFVFLDHIASGAVFYVHLRSKEVQKVYQRVPDRYFVRDVGIDIFPIMMTWPPIFPARDVGLDQQ